From Myxocyprinus asiaticus isolate MX2 ecotype Aquarium Trade chromosome 49, UBuf_Myxa_2, whole genome shotgun sequence, a single genomic window includes:
- the LOC127438157 gene encoding receptor-transporting protein 3-like, whose amino-acid sequence MASMLWNSALQERASELHEDTWNIVFDESIVAHTPAPGWYQYISGSFARFSCSLCKRSWMSKRVQVVFHFYLNTASSPKSGTIKVRRFKQKCRRCAEAQMEDPNFPVENIDVLVERLVGKIRMRCYRENLGETNRASKFHGRVNGPHESSHCEACREGVCSQAT is encoded by the exons ATGGCATCAATGTTGTGGAACAGTGCTTTACAGGAGAGGGCAAGCGAGTTACATGAGGACACATGGAATATTGTATTTGATGAGTCTATAGTGGCACACACACCAGCTCCTGGTTGGTACCAGTACATTTCTGGCTCCTTTGCACG GTTCAGCTGTTCTCTTTGTAAAAGATCGTGGATGTCTAAGAGAGTGCAGGTGGTGTTTCACTTCTATCTGAACACAGCAAGCAGTCCTAAAAGTGGAACCATTAAAGTGCGACGCTTCAAACAGAAATGCAGGAGGTGTGCTGAAGCTCAGATGGAGGATCCAAACTTCCCAGTGGAAAACATTGATGTACTGGTTGAGAGACTGGTTGGAAAGATCCGTATGAGATGCTATAGGGAAAACCTGGGTGAAACAAACAGGGCCTCAAAGTTCCATGGCAGAGTTAATGGCCCTCATGAAAGTTCTCACTGTGAAGCCTGTCGAGAAGGTGTCTGTAGTCAGGCCACCTGA